In Kutzneria kofuensis, the DNA window CAGCGAGACCAGTCCCTGTCGGTCCATCTGGGTGATCGTCTGGCTCGCGGCGGAGTGAGTCACCTCGACCGCCTTGGCCAGATCCCGAATCGTACTCGGGCCGAGCGTCGCCAGCGTTCGCAGGAACGGGGCGTAGCGCGGGCGGAAGCCGGTCAGTCCCAGCTCCTCCTCGACGATCGCCACGTCGCCGTCCAGCAGTTCGATCAGGTGGCGAAGTCGCGTGCCCAGTCCCGGTCCCGTCACCCGTTCAATATAACAGTGCTAATGTAACAGCACTGTTGTATCTGCGACCGGGGGGACCCATGCGCGACCGCTACCCGGAGATCGAGCCCTACGACCATGGCCTGCTGGATGTCGGCGACGGCAACCTCGTCTACTGGGAGACCTGCGGGAACCCGGACGGCAAGCCGGTGCTGTCCGTGCACGGCGGGCCCGGCAGCGGCTGCGGCCCGGGCTCCCGCCGGTACTTCGATCCGCAGCGGTACCGGATCGTGCTGTTCGACCAGCGCAACTGCGGCCGCAGCCGGCCCGACGCAGGCGACCCGGCCGTGGACCTGTCGGCCAACACCACCGACCACCTGATCGCCGACATGGAGCTGCTGCGCGAGCACCTCGGCATCGACCGCTGGATGCTGTTCGGCGGCTCCTGGGGCTGCGTGCTCAGCCTCGTCTACGCCGAGCGGCACCCGGAGCGGGTGACCGAGCTGGTGCAGATGGGCCTGGCCACCGGCCGCAAGGATGACGTCGAACTGCTCACCCGCGGCCTCGGCGGCATCTTCCCGCAGGCGTGGCAGAAGTTCGTCGAGCTGCTGCCCGAGGACGAGCGCGACAACATCCCCGCCGGCTACTCGCGGCTGCTCAACGACCCCGACCCGGCGGTGCGCAAGCGTGCCATGCGGGCATGGTGCGACTGGGAGGACGCGATGCTGCCCTACGCCCCGGCGCGCGCCATGTACGAGGAGGACGAGCGGTTCGCCTACGCCTTCACCCGGCTCGTCACGCACTACTGGAGCCAGGACCACTTCATCGGCGACAACGAGGTGCTGGCCAACGCGCACCGGCTCGCCGGCATCCCGACCGTTCTCGTGCAGGGGGTGCTCGACCTCGGCAACCTGGTCGGCACGCCGTGGCTGCTCGCCCAGGCGCTGCCGCACGCCGAGCTGGTGATGGTGCCAGACGAGGGGCACAGCCTCAGCTCACCGGGCATGCGGCACGCCCTCGTCACGGCCACCGACAAGTTCGCCGAAAAAAATTCTGGCAGGGTGTCGAGCGAGCCGACCTCCGTTCGACGCGTAGGTGAGCAGACACCCTGACATGAGGAGACAGCGATGCGGTTCATGGTGATCGTGAAGGCCAGCGAGGCGAGCGAGGCCGGCGTGCTGCCCACCCCCGAGGAGTTCGAGGAGATGGGCAAGTTCAACGAGGAGCTGGTCGACGCCGGCGTGCTGCTGGCCGCCGACGGCCTGCAGTCCAGCGCCAAGGGCGCCCGGATCTACTTCGACGGCGACAAGAAGACCGTGGTCGACGGCCCGTTCACCGAGACCAAGGAGCTGATCGCCGGGTACTGGCTGGTCGAGATGAAGTCGCTGGAGGAGTGCGTCGAGCGGTTCAAGCGTTGCCCGTGCCCGGCGCCCGGCCAGCAGACGAACATCGAGATCCGGCAGGTCTTCGAGGCCGACGACTTCGGCGAGAACTTCACGCCCGAACGGCGCGAGGCCGTGGAGCGGATGCGGGCCAAGGTCGCCGAGAACAGTTGACCGTGGTCGACGCGCCGACCCGGGACGACGCCGACGGCCACTGAACGCGGGTTCGCGCCGGTCTCTGGAGCCGCGGCCCGGGAAAATCGCGTCTGTTCAGCGATTTTCCCGGGCAAGGCGAAGAGACCGGCTTACGAGCGAACCCTCCCCGCGCGGCACGCGCGGCGTAGATACTGTGGCGGTGGCCACCGACACCCACCGCGCGATCGAGGCCGTCTGGCGGATCGAGTCGCCGCGCCTGATCGCCGGCCTGACCCGGCTGATCCGCGACGTCGGCACGGCCGAGGAGCTGGCGCAGGACGCGCTGGTGGCGGCCCTGGAGCAGTGGCCGAGCGAGGGCGTGCCGAAGAATCCGGGCGCCTGGCTGATGACCACCGCGAAGCGGCGGGCCATCGACCAGATCCGGCGCAACGAGACGTTCAAACGCAAGGTCGAGGAGGTCGGCCGCGATCTTGAGGAGTCGACGCCGGACATCGGCGAGATGGTCGCGTCGGACGACGGCATCGGCGACGACCTGCTGCGGCTGGTGTTCGTCGCCTGCCACCCGGTGCTGTCCACGGAGGCCCGGGCCGCGCTGACGCTGCGGCTGCTCGGCGGCCTGAGCACCGACGAGATCGCCCGCGCGTTCCTGGTGCCGGAGCCGACCATGGCGCAGCGGATCGTGCGCGCGAAGAAGACCCTGGCCAAGGCCAACGTTCCGTTCGAGGTGCCGCAGGGCGAGGAGTTGGCGGCGCGGCTCTCCTCCGTGCTGGAGGTCGTCTACCTGATCTTCAACGAGGGCTACTCGGCGACCGCCGGCGACGACTGGATGCGGCCGGCGCTGTGTGAGGACGCGTTGCGGCTGGGGCGGATCCTCGCCCGGCTGGCCCCGCGCGAGCCCGAGGTGCACGGCCTGGTGGCGCTGATGGAGATCCAGGCCTCCCGCGCCGCCGCCCGCACCGGCCCTCGCGGTGAGCCCATCCTGCTCGCCGACCAGAACCGGGCCCGCTGGGACCAGTTGCTGATCCGCCGCGGGCTTGCCGCTCTGGAGCGGGCCGAAGCGTTGATCGACGGCAAGCCCGGCCCCTACGTGCTGCAGGCTTCCATCGCCGCCTGCCACGCCCGGGCCCGGCGGTTCGAGGACACCGACTGGGAGCGCATCGCCTGGCTGTACGAACACCTCGCCGAGACCACGTCGTCGCCGGTCGTGGAGCTGAACCGGGCCGTCGCGCTGTCGATGGCCTTCGGCCCCGAGACCGGGTTGGCGCTGCTGGACCAGCTGATGGAGTTCCCGTCCATGCAGAACTACCACCTGCTGCCCAGCGTGCGCGGCGACTTCCTGATGAAGCTCGGCCGCCTGGCCGAGGCACGGTCGGAGTTCGAACGGGCCGCCTCGCTCACCCGGAACGAACGGGAGCGGACGCTGCTGCTGGACCGCGCCGCCGCCTGCACCGAACCGGCCTGACGTCAGCCCGCCACCCGGTCCTGGGCGATCACGTGGGTGGGGCGGACGCGGACCAGCAGGTTGCCGGGGCCGGTGCCGTACTCGACGAAGCCGGCGGCCTGGTCGGGCGGGAGGTAGCGGTTGGCGATGAGCTCGACGCAGCGGCGGAGCTCGGCGGGGTCGGTGGAGAGCTCGGCGGTGCCCTCGACGGACACGAAGGAGTAAGGCGGCCGGTCGTCGTCGACGACGACGGTGACCAGAGGATTGGCCTGCAGGGCCCGGCCCTTGACGGTGGCGGCGCCGGTGAACAGGACGATGTCGGAGCCGTCGAGGGCGTACCAGACGGGCACGGCGTGGGGGCGGCCGGAGGACCGCATGGTCACGAGGATGGCGGTCCGAGCCCCCTCGGCCAGGAATTCGTGTTGCCGAGCAAGGCTCATCGGCTCAGGCATGCTCACCCAACTTCCAGGTGCTGGTGGTCCCGGCCAGCATCGCACGGGTCGAGCGGGGCTGTCAGGCGAACCGGTCCCACTCCCATTCGATCCGGTACGCCCCGGCCGGCTCGTCCAGCCACACGGCGCGGACGGTGCGCCGGTCGTCGATCGACAGCTCGGCGGACTCGCCGCGACCGCCGTCCGCCGGTTCCGAGATGGCCCGGAAGTCTTTCGGAACCGCTTCCGGATGAAACGTGACCTCCAGAACGTACTGCCGGATCGGGGCCGCGAATCTTCGTTCGCACATCACCGCCCTGTTACCGCCGGGTAGAAAATCGAGGCCGTATTCGACAACGGTTCGCTCGCCCCTGCGCAGATTCTGGTCGAACCACAGTTCGGCGGCCATCAGGTGCGACTCGGTGTCGACGCCGACGCGGCCCAGGCGCACCCCGGCGACCGGCACCACGGTCGGCAGCCGCGCGCAGCGGGTGTCGTCCCGGTAGACGGTGATCATGTGCTTGGCCCGCTCGGTCACGGCCTCCAGCACGGCGATCACCCGGCAGTAGCTCTCCCCGCCGGCCGCGTCCATCACGTAGCGCTCGTGGTAGCTGAGCACCCGCCGATGCTCGGCCGGCCGCTGGACCTGCGACATCAGCTGGTCGACGGCCGCGCCGAAGTGGCCCCAGAGCTCGCCGGACGGCACCATTCTGGTCTTGCCGCGGCCGCGGCGGACCCGGTCGCCGAGCAGCTCCCGCAGCGACCCGGCCGGCACGCCGAGGATCTCCTCCAGCGCGGACAGCGCCGCCAGCGACTCCGGCCGCTCGGGTCTGCTCCGGCCTCTCGACCAGTAGCTGAGCGTGGCGGTGCTCAGCGCGAATCCCCGCTCGGCGAGCCGATGGACGATGCGGTCCAGGGTCAGTCCGCTGGCGGTGATCGCACCGTGCAGGGCGGGTGCGAAGTCGCGGCGTTGCGTCATCGGGGGCGATTATCGCGTATTAATTGATCGCGGACCACCCTTCTTGTGGCCCGTGCGCGCATCTCGTTAACACTTAATTTTCCCGCCTTGCCGGCGTGAGGTGAAATCGTATTCACTCGGCTTCGTCCCCGCCGGACCAACCCCTGCATGGCCCGGCGGGGCCGCTCGACCTGGAGTTTTGGACTGATTCCAGGGAAGACCGCCGTCACTGCCGCGTCACGGAAAAAGCACGGAATCCCCTGTTGTCGAACGCGGGCGACGGCGGTCATGATTCGGTCATGGTGGGATACGACGCGGTTGTCGTCGGCAGCGGCCACAACGCGCTGGTCGCCGCCGCGTACCTGGCCCGTGCCGGCTGGGGCGTGCTCGTGCTGGAGGGCAACGACCGGCCCGGCGGGCTGGTGCGGTCCGATGAGCTGACGCTGCCCGGCTTCCGGCACGACAACTTCTCCGCGGCGCACCCGCTGTTCGTGGCCGGCCCGGCGTACGCGGAGCTCAAGTCCGAACTGGACCTCGAGTACCTCAACACCCGCTACCCGACGGGCGTCTCGCTGCCCGACGGCCGCAGCTCCGTGGTGTCCACCGACCTGGACGAGAACATCGTCGAGGCGAACCGGCTCTCGCCCGGCGACGGCGACGCCCTCGGCGAGCTGTTCAAGGAGTTCGGGCCGTCGATGGACACGGTGTTCGCGCTGTGCTCGGCGGACCTGACCACGCCGAGTTCGGCCGCCGCGATCCAGAGCCTGATGCACACACCCGACGGCGGTTTCTCCGACTTCGCCCACATGTTCACGCTCAGCGCCCGGAACCTGCTGGAGCAGCGGTTCCGCTCGCCGGTGCTGCGGGCGATGCTCGCGCCGTGGGCGACGCACCTCGGCCGGGCCGTGGACGACGCCAACAGCGGCACCTGGACGGTGCTGGTGCTGGCCGCGCTCACCATGGTCGGCATGCCCATTCCCAAGGGCGGCAGCGAGGAACTGATCAAGGCGCTGGTCAAGCTGATCGAGCGCAACGGCGGCGAGGTCCGCTGTGGACAGTGGGTGAAACACGTTCTCGTCGAGGGCGGCCACGCCGTCGGTGTGCGCACCGCCGACGGCGACGTGATCCACGCGCGGCGCGCCGTGATCGCCTCGGTCAACCCGGACCAGCTCTACCTCAAGCTGCTCGACCACGATCACGGCGTCGCCCCGCCCACGCTGCGCAGGCAGGCCAGGGACTATCGCT includes these proteins:
- a CDS encoding MarR family winged helix-turn-helix transcriptional regulator, which produces MTGPGLGTRLRHLIELLDGDVAIVEEELGLTGFRPRYAPFLRTLATLGPSTIRDLAKAVEVTHSAASQTITQMDRQGLVSLSPGTDARQRIVDLTPRTRALLPKLEQAWQAAEAAGRELDAELPYPLSEVVIAATEALRRKPLRDRIRHNL
- the pip gene encoding prolyl aminopeptidase, whose translation is MRDRYPEIEPYDHGLLDVGDGNLVYWETCGNPDGKPVLSVHGGPGSGCGPGSRRYFDPQRYRIVLFDQRNCGRSRPDAGDPAVDLSANTTDHLIADMELLREHLGIDRWMLFGGSWGCVLSLVYAERHPERVTELVQMGLATGRKDDVELLTRGLGGIFPQAWQKFVELLPEDERDNIPAGYSRLLNDPDPAVRKRAMRAWCDWEDAMLPYAPARAMYEEDERFAYAFTRLVTHYWSQDHFIGDNEVLANAHRLAGIPTVLVQGVLDLGNLVGTPWLLAQALPHAELVMVPDEGHSLSSPGMRHALVTATDKFAEKNSGRVSSEPTSVRRVGEQTP
- a CDS encoding YciI family protein — encoded protein: MRFMVIVKASEASEAGVLPTPEEFEEMGKFNEELVDAGVLLAADGLQSSAKGARIYFDGDKKTVVDGPFTETKELIAGYWLVEMKSLEECVERFKRCPCPAPGQQTNIEIRQVFEADDFGENFTPERREAVERMRAKVAENS
- a CDS encoding RNA polymerase sigma factor; translation: MAVATDTHRAIEAVWRIESPRLIAGLTRLIRDVGTAEELAQDALVAALEQWPSEGVPKNPGAWLMTTAKRRAIDQIRRNETFKRKVEEVGRDLEESTPDIGEMVASDDGIGDDLLRLVFVACHPVLSTEARAALTLRLLGGLSTDEIARAFLVPEPTMAQRIVRAKKTLAKANVPFEVPQGEELAARLSSVLEVVYLIFNEGYSATAGDDWMRPALCEDALRLGRILARLAPREPEVHGLVALMEIQASRAAARTGPRGEPILLADQNRARWDQLLIRRGLAALERAEALIDGKPGPYVLQASIAACHARARRFEDTDWERIAWLYEHLAETTSSPVVELNRAVALSMAFGPETGLALLDQLMEFPSMQNYHLLPSVRGDFLMKLGRLAEARSEFERAASLTRNERERTLLLDRAAACTEPA
- a CDS encoding PPOX class F420-dependent oxidoreductase; protein product: MPEPMSLARQHEFLAEGARTAILVTMRSSGRPHAVPVWYALDGSDIVLFTGAATVKGRALQANPLVTVVVDDDRPPYSFVSVEGTAELSTDPAELRRCVELIANRYLPPDQAAGFVEYGTGPGNLLVRVRPTHVIAQDRVAG
- a CDS encoding phytoene desaturase family protein, translated to MVGYDAVVVGSGHNALVAAAYLARAGWGVLVLEGNDRPGGLVRSDELTLPGFRHDNFSAAHPLFVAGPAYAELKSELDLEYLNTRYPTGVSLPDGRSSVVSTDLDENIVEANRLSPGDGDALGELFKEFGPSMDTVFALCSADLTTPSSAAAIQSLMHTPDGGFSDFAHMFTLSARNLLEQRFRSPVLRAMLAPWATHLGRAVDDANSGTWTVLVLAALTMVGMPIPKGGSEELIKALVKLIERNGGEVRCGQWVKHVLVEGGHAVGVRTADGDVIHARRAVIASVNPDQLYLKLLDHDHGVAPPTLRRQARDYRYGLGALQIHLALSEPARFHDERLTRVGQPHLTGGLNAISRATNEALRGLLPVEPTISWDTASTLDPSRCPPGRAVARLQMLEVPAVVRGDAAGTIRVDECGWTEDVKNAFADRVIDEAARHVPGLKDIIMDRHVISPRELAAFNPNCGPGDPFGGSHDLAQSYMFSPLPGQASHRTVVPNLYMVGAATWPGHGVNGGSGYIVAQELMD